From Leptospira meyeri:
GTAACCTCTCTCACGAATTTCGGTGCTTTCGTAGAACTCAAAGAAGGATTGGAAGGACTCATCCACACCACAGAACTTTCTTGGGCAAAAAAACCACCTCATCCAAAAGATGTTTTGAAAAAAGGCCAAGAAGTAGATTCTGAAATTTTGGATATTGATTTCGAAGCAAGACGTTTGTCTCTCGGACTCAAACAATTACTTCCTAACCCATGGGAAGCTCTTTCTGCTAACGTTCGAGCTGGAAACGTACTCGAAGGTAAAATCACTGGAATCACTAAATACGGTGCTTTCGTTGAAGTAGAAAGTGGAATCGAAGGACTCATTCATATCTCTGACATTACTTGGGATGAAAAAGAAAAGAACCCACTCAATCTCCTAAAAAAAGGCCAGTCGGTTCAATACAAAATCCTTGATGTCAACTTAGATGCGCAACGAATCAGCTGTGGACTCAAACAACTTTCTGAACATCCATACGAAGCTCTTCGCAAAAAATACCCACCGGGTACTCTTGTGGAAGGTCGTGTGAAATCGATTGTTAGTTTTGGTGTTTTCGTAGAAGTAGAACCAGGTTACGAAGGCCTTGTTCACATCTCTGAAATTCCAGATGGTCGTAACATCAAGTTAGAAGATCTTTACAAAGTGGGCGATTCTGTTCGCACAGTAGTTGTTAAAATTGAACCTAACAATAAGAAAATTTCTCTCTCTATCAAAGACTTTGATAAAGCAGTAGAACGTGAAGAGATGGCAAAATACATGAAGGAAGACAACCAACCTTCACGTGAATCCATCGGTTCATTTATGAATTTAAACCAAAACCGATAGGTCCATGGATAAGTTTCATAAAAAAAACCAAATCGAACAAAAGAAACAAGCCGAACTCATCCAAAAGGATGAGTTCGCTGATTTCGAAGGTTCCAAAGCAGAACTTGCATTTTTAAAGTTCACACATTTTTTAGCACGCAATCGTAAGTCTGTCTTTATTGCTCTATCTTCCGCAATTGTTGTGTTAGCTGCTGTCATTGGGTTTTTCGAATACCGTGCCTATCTTTTTGAAAAAGAAACAGTCACACTGGAAGATTTGAAACTCACACACCAAAAATCTAAGGTGGGTCTCGATGCTCAGATCCAAAGTTTGGAAGCTTTTTTGCAAAACCAAAGTACCGGTAAAATGGAACTTCGAGTTTGGAAAGATCTTTCTAAACTTTATGCTGAAAAAGGGGAATTCGGAAAAGCTGCCGGTTACCTGGAAGACGCTGCAAAAAAGATTGATACTCCAAAAGAAATCAAAGCCCTTTATTTTTACGTTGCTGGAAACTACAGAGAACGTGAAAAAAATAATGCCAAGTCATTAGAAAATTATAAAATTGCTGCTACGGTCATCGAACCTGCAAGAGAACTCAATGGTTTTAAGGCTTGGTCTTATTACCAAGCAGGCCGATTGTCTTACCTTAACGGAGACAAGGCGGGTGCTAAAGAGTATCTTGAAAAAGCTGTCAAACTAGACGTGGCAGAATCTGGAGAAGATGTAAAACTCCTCTCTAGTTATTTACTCCTCAAACTCGGGAAAAACTAACTTATGTTAACTTTGGCTCTTCCGAAAGGTAGGCTTGCCGAAGAAACTGCGGATCTTTTGTTATCCAAAGGATGGCTAAAAACATTGCCATCTGAGGGTTCGAAAGAGCTCACCTTTGTCTCGGAGGACAAACGCCTCCGCCTTTTATTTGTCAGATCCCAAGACGTATGCACTTATGTGGAAGAAGCTGCTGCTGATGCGGGGATTGTGGGTTGGGATATTTTACGGGAAGGGGGATTTGATCTCATTGCTCCCGTAGATTTGAAATTAGGGGCTTGCCGGCTTTCTCTTGCCTCTTTCCCTGATTTTGATCTTTTTGCCAAACGTTCCAAAGTGCGAGTGGCGACCAAATACCCAAACCTAACTCGGGAATACTTTTTTTCAAAAGGGATCTCCTGCGAAATCATCAAACTCTATGGTTCGATTGAACTTGCTCCCATTGTGGGTCTTTCTGACTGCATTGTGGACTTAGTTTCCACTGGGGGAACCCTAAAAGCCAATGGGCTCAAGGAATTTGAGTCGATTTTATATAGTACAGCACGTTTCGTCTGCAATCGCTCCTCTTTTTATCACAAACACACCGAATTACGGTCTCTTATCGAGAGCTTAGAAAATTAAAATATTGTTTTCACATTGGTTTTCCAAAACATAGTAAAAACCAGTTATAATTCCATAGAGGATAGCCATGGCAGTCCCAAAGAGACGTAAATCAAAATCGAAAGTTAGAACAAAAAGAGCCCATCATGCGATAGGCAAACCTAACTTAAACCCGTGTTCCAATTGTGGATCATTTGTTCTGTCCCACCGTGTTTGCCCTTATTGCGGTTTTTATAAGGGAAAACTCGTAGTCGCTCAAAAAGTTAAAAAAACGACCGAAGATAACTAACCATTATGTGGGTCGCCGTGGACGCGATGAGCGGAGATTACGGCCCTGAAGGTATCGTCGAGGGCGCGGTACTGGCAGTTCGAGAATTCGGGCTGTCTGTGTATCTCGTTGGCGACGAACAAGAGTTACTCGATATCTTATTAAAATTTGATTATGACACAGAGAAAGTCCGTGTCATTCATTCTACTGAAATCATCGGTATGAATGATTCTCC
This genomic window contains:
- the hisG gene encoding ATP phosphoribosyltransferase, which codes for MLTLALPKGRLAEETADLLLSKGWLKTLPSEGSKELTFVSEDKRLRLLFVRSQDVCTYVEEAAADAGIVGWDILREGGFDLIAPVDLKLGACRLSLASFPDFDLFAKRSKVRVATKYPNLTREYFFSKGISCEIIKLYGSIELAPIVGLSDCIVDLVSTGGTLKANGLKEFESILYSTARFVCNRSSFYHKHTELRSLIESLEN
- the rpmF gene encoding 50S ribosomal protein L32 is translated as MAVPKRRKSKSKVRTKRAHHAIGKPNLNPCSNCGSFVLSHRVCPYCGFYKGKLVVAQKVKKTTEDN